A region from the Wansuia hejianensis genome encodes:
- a CDS encoding aldehyde dehydrogenase: MTETEIKNMVSQQRSFFYTGTTLDINYRIQALKKLKACILSRETAINEALQRDLGKSGFESYMCETGLVLSEISYMLKHIRSFAREKRVPTPLAQFHSRSYQKPSPYGTVLIMSPWNYPFLLTMDPLVDALAAGNTAVLKPSAYSPHTSEIMKEIVRECFEEPYVTAVTGGRAENTCLLQESFDYIFFTGSQAVGKEVMKQAAAHLTPVTLELGGKSPCVVEKTANLKLAAKRIVFGKFLNCGQTCVAPDYIYCDREIREALIDEIKRQITAQFGRDPLANPDYGKIINEKHFQRISGLIQPDKVVFGGKTDPLALKIEPTVMDSVTFEDPVMQEEIFGPLLPVLTYESFQDAIQTINSMAHPLALYIFSANRPAIRKITAECGFGGGCVNDTIIHLATSQMGFGGFGESGMGSYHGRDGFRTFSHFKSIVDKKTWLDLPMRYQPYKNIHDKLIHFFLK, from the coding sequence ATGACGGAAACAGAAATTAAAAATATGGTCAGCCAGCAGCGTTCCTTTTTTTACACCGGGACTACTCTGGATATCAATTACAGAATACAGGCCCTGAAAAAGCTGAAGGCCTGCATCCTGTCCCGGGAAACGGCGATCAATGAAGCCCTCCAAAGGGACCTGGGAAAAAGCGGGTTTGAAAGCTACATGTGCGAAACCGGGCTGGTGCTCAGCGAGATTTCCTATATGCTGAAGCATATCCGGTCCTTTGCCAGAGAAAAACGGGTTCCAACTCCTCTGGCTCAATTTCATTCCAGAAGCTATCAGAAGCCCTCCCCCTACGGGACTGTGCTGATCATGAGTCCCTGGAATTATCCCTTCCTCCTGACCATGGACCCTCTGGTGGACGCCCTGGCTGCCGGCAATACAGCGGTTTTAAAACCCAGCGCCTATTCACCGCACACCAGCGAGATTATGAAAGAGATCGTCCGGGAATGCTTTGAGGAGCCTTATGTGACGGCCGTCACCGGAGGCCGTGCAGAGAACACCTGCCTTCTGCAGGAATCCTTTGACTACATCTTTTTTACCGGAAGCCAGGCCGTCGGCAAAGAGGTAATGAAGCAGGCCGCTGCCCACCTGACCCCCGTCACCCTGGAGTTGGGCGGAAAAAGCCCCTGCGTCGTGGAAAAAACAGCCAATCTGAAACTGGCCGCCAAACGGATTGTCTTCGGCAAATTCCTCAACTGCGGGCAAACCTGCGTGGCTCCTGACTACATTTACTGCGACAGGGAGATAAGGGAAGCGCTGATCGATGAAATTAAACGCCAGATCACCGCCCAGTTCGGCAGGGACCCGCTGGCCAATCCAGATTATGGCAAGATCATCAATGAAAAGCATTTTCAGCGTATTTCCGGCCTGATCCAACCGGATAAGGTCGTTTTTGGAGGGAAAACAGACCCCCTGGCCCTGAAAATAGAACCGACCGTGATGGATTCCGTCACCTTTGAAGATCCGGTCATGCAGGAAGAGATCTTCGGCCCGCTCCTGCCCGTCCTGACTTACGAATCCTTCCAGGATGCCATCCAGACGATCAACTCAATGGCTCATCCGCTGGCGCTGTACATATTTTCTGCTAACAGGCCGGCAATCAGGAAAATCACTGCCGAATGCGGTTTTGGCGGCGGCTGTGTCAACGATACGATCATTCATCTGGCAACCAGTCAGATGGGCTTCGGCGGCTTCGGAGAAAGCGGCATGGGCTCCTATCACGGCAGAGACGGCTTCCGCACTTTCTCACATTTTAAAAGTATTGTGGATAAAAAAACCTGGCTGGATCTTCCCATGCGGTACCAGCCTTACAAAAATATACATGACAAGCTGATTCATTTCTTTTTGAAATAA
- a CDS encoding iron-containing alcohol dehydrogenase — MSRFTLPRDIYHGKGCLEELKNLKGRRAFLVTGGGSMKRQGFLDKAAAFLEEAGMELRFFEGVEPDPSVETVLKGAEAMRSFQPDWIVSIGGGSPIDAAKAMWAFYEYPDITFEDLCVPFHFPELRRLARFAAIPSTSGTATEVTAFSVITDYQTGVKYPLADFNITPDVAIVDPELVQGLPARQIAYTGMDALTHAVEAYVSTLHCPFTDPLALKAIEMVLDYLPASYRGNQSSREQVHYAQCLAGMAFSNALLGIVHSMAHKTGAAFTCGHIPHGCANAIYLPYVIRYNARVPEAASRYAQIARAAGLAGASEQSLVNSLCEKIFSYNKDMDIPCSLQGFGIPEMEFREKLAKISELAVSDACTGSNPRPITTAGMQRLITCAYYGTEVDF; from the coding sequence ATGAGCAGATTTACATTACCAAGAGATATTTATCACGGAAAAGGCTGCCTGGAAGAACTGAAAAATTTAAAAGGGCGCAGGGCTTTCCTCGTCACCGGCGGAGGTTCCATGAAACGTCAGGGTTTCCTGGATAAAGCAGCCGCTTTTTTGGAAGAAGCCGGGATGGAACTCCGGTTTTTTGAAGGTGTAGAACCTGACCCGTCAGTAGAGACGGTTCTAAAGGGCGCTGAGGCAATGCGGAGCTTTCAGCCTGACTGGATCGTATCCATCGGCGGCGGCTCACCCATTGACGCCGCAAAGGCCATGTGGGCTTTTTATGAATACCCTGACATTACCTTTGAGGACTTATGCGTCCCCTTTCATTTCCCTGAATTGAGAAGGCTCGCCAGATTCGCGGCAATACCCTCCACATCCGGCACCGCGACAGAGGTCACCGCTTTCTCGGTAATCACCGACTACCAGACCGGGGTCAAATATCCCCTGGCCGATTTTAACATCACCCCAGACGTGGCAATTGTAGATCCCGAGCTGGTACAGGGTCTGCCTGCCAGGCAGATTGCCTATACAGGGATGGATGCGCTGACGCATGCGGTAGAGGCATATGTTTCCACACTGCACTGCCCCTTCACGGACCCTCTCGCCCTCAAAGCCATTGAAATGGTACTGGATTATCTTCCGGCGTCTTACCGGGGAAACCAGTCCTCCAGGGAACAGGTGCATTACGCCCAATGTCTGGCCGGTATGGCCTTCTCCAACGCACTCCTGGGAATCGTCCACTCCATGGCCCACAAAACGGGAGCCGCATTCACCTGCGGACATATTCCTCACGGCTGCGCCAACGCGATCTACCTGCCCTACGTAATCCGCTATAATGCCAGGGTGCCGGAAGCGGCCAGCCGCTACGCACAAATCGCCCGCGCCGCAGGACTTGCCGGAGCAAGCGAGCAGTCGCTGGTGAACAGCCTCTGTGAAAAGATATTTTCCTATAATAAAGACATGGATATTCCCTGCTCTTTACAGGGCTTCGGCATCCCTGAGATGGAGTTCAGGGAAAAGCTCGCGAAGATCTCTGAGCTCGCCGTTTCTGACGCCTGCACCGGTTCCAATCCACGCCCGATCACCACGGCCGGCATGCAAAGGCTGATAACATGCGCATATTATGGTACTGAGGTCGATTTCTGA
- a CDS encoding MerR family transcriptional regulator, translated as MKTVKEVSELTGISVRALHYYDEIGLFRPTAVSEAGYRLYDDKALERLQQILFFREFDMPLRDIKAVMENPHLDSNQILQSQRQMLVMKKERLERLIASLDDILKGDNRMDFEVFSKEDIDKLYAAIVTNMPKEQLEQLAEQYGGLEQYEKHFRESAASENAQKNYAKMVEWYGDKESALKAAENPDNPQIIPAYQKRMDEVLKKLAARKGEDVTSFAVKEVVGEYDFVAKQLYQMKDVSAMMLEAAEEYQNNRKIQETLDKMYGEGAAIFIGRAFEAFYEK; from the coding sequence ATGAAAACGGTTAAAGAAGTATCTGAACTGACAGGTATCAGCGTGCGCGCGCTTCACTATTATGATGAGATTGGGCTGTTCAGGCCTACGGCGGTCAGTGAGGCGGGATACCGGCTTTATGACGATAAGGCCCTGGAAAGATTGCAGCAGATCTTGTTTTTCCGGGAATTCGATATGCCCTTAAGGGATATCAAGGCTGTTATGGAAAATCCACATCTTGACAGTAACCAGATACTGCAGAGTCAGAGACAGATGCTGGTGATGAAAAAAGAACGCCTGGAGCGCCTCATCGCCAGCCTGGATGACATTCTGAAAGGAGATAACAGGATGGATTTTGAAGTGTTCAGCAAAGAGGACATTGACAAGCTTTATGCGGCTATCGTTACCAATATGCCGAAGGAGCAGCTAGAGCAGCTCGCGGAGCAGTACGGGGGACTGGAACAGTATGAAAAACATTTTCGGGAAAGTGCAGCCAGTGAGAATGCCCAGAAGAATTATGCGAAAATGGTGGAATGGTACGGCGACAAAGAAAGTGCGCTGAAGGCCGCTGAAAACCCGGATAATCCACAGATCATACCGGCATATCAGAAACGCATGGACGAAGTGCTGAAAAAACTCGCAGCCAGAAAGGGTGAGGATGTGACTTCTTTTGCAGTAAAAGAGGTGGTCGGAGAATATGATTTTGTGGCAAAGCAGCTTTATCAGATGAAGGATGTAAGCGCTATGATGCTGGAGGCGGCAGAGGAATATCAGAATAACAGAAAAATACAGGAAACCCTGGATAAAATGTATGGAGAAGGTGCGGCCATATTCATCGGCCGGGCATTCGAGGCATTTTATGAAAAATGA
- a CDS encoding aldo/keto reductase: MMQYKDFRGEVSLSRLGMGTMRLPREGNQPGAPIDFAKSETIIDKAMASGINYYDTAYVYSGSEEVLGRALAKYPRDSYYLADKFNILAEPDYKAQFTEELRRLGTDRIDFYLLHELRDNFLDQILTRECLGYFEELKRKGTIRYLGFSYHGSPEQFPRVLAAYDWDFVQIQLNYFDWLFGDARALYEALEQTDIPVMVMEPVRGGRLAEMPPALEKRLKDVEPDRSIASWAMRWLMDKEKLAVVLSGMNTLEQMEDNLAVFSEYSPLTAEEKALVEEVCAEYRPLISVACTGCRYCCEECPKQINIPRVLNIYNDIKLDRAWRIDFLKMLDEGRRPEDCLGCGLCKKHCPQGIDVPAYMKELVELEKQ; encoded by the coding sequence ATGATGCAGTATAAGGACTTTCGGGGAGAAGTGAGCCTGTCGCGGCTGGGAATGGGCACCATGCGTTTACCCAGAGAAGGAAATCAGCCCGGGGCTCCGATTGATTTTGCAAAATCAGAGACAATCATTGATAAAGCGATGGCTTCCGGCATCAATTATTATGATACGGCGTATGTATACAGCGGTTCAGAAGAGGTGCTGGGCAGGGCGCTGGCGAAATATCCCAGAGACAGTTATTATCTGGCTGATAAGTTCAATATCCTTGCGGAGCCGGATTATAAAGCACAGTTTACGGAGGAGCTGCGCAGGCTGGGTACCGACCGCATTGATTTTTATCTGCTCCATGAACTGCGGGATAACTTTCTGGACCAGATCCTGACCAGGGAGTGTCTCGGCTATTTTGAGGAATTAAAGCGAAAAGGGACGATCCGGTATCTGGGCTTTTCCTACCACGGTTCCCCGGAACAGTTTCCACGCGTCCTGGCTGCTTATGACTGGGATTTTGTGCAGATACAGCTGAATTATTTTGACTGGCTGTTTGGAGACGCCAGGGCACTGTATGAAGCGCTGGAGCAGACGGATATTCCGGTCATGGTCATGGAGCCGGTCCGCGGCGGAAGGCTGGCGGAGATGCCGCCAGCCCTGGAAAAGCGTCTGAAGGACGTGGAACCGGACCGCTCCATCGCCTCCTGGGCGATGCGCTGGCTGATGGATAAGGAGAAGCTGGCTGTGGTACTCAGCGGCATGAACACTCTGGAACAGATGGAGGACAACCTGGCTGTCTTTTCAGAGTACAGCCCACTGACGGCAGAGGAGAAGGCACTGGTTGAGGAAGTCTGCGCGGAGTACCGCCCTCTGATATCTGTAGCCTGTACCGGGTGCCGTTACTGCTGTGAGGAGTGTCCGAAGCAGATCAATATACCCCGTGTCCTGAATATCTATAATGACATCAAACTGGACAGAGCGTGGAGGATCGACTTCCTGAAGATGCTGGATGAGGGCCGCCGGCCGGAGGATTGCCTCGGCTGTGGGCTGTGTAAAAAGCATTGCCCTCAGGGAATTGATGTCCCGGCTTATATGAAGGAGCTGGTGGAGCTGGAAAAACAATAA
- the rpsI gene encoding 30S ribosomal protein S9, whose amino-acid sequence MASARYYGTGRRKKSIARVYLMPGTGKITINKRDINEYFGLETLKTIVRQPLTATENVDKFDILVNVHGGGYTGQAGAIRHGIARALLQADTEYRPVLKSAGYLTRDPRMKERKKYGLKAARRAPQFSKR is encoded by the coding sequence TTGGCTAGTGCAAGATACTATGGAACAGGAAGAAGAAAAAAATCAATCGCGAGAGTATATCTGATGCCGGGAACCGGTAAGATTACGATTAATAAAAGAGATATCAATGAATACTTTGGTCTGGAGACACTGAAGACCATCGTTCGTCAGCCTCTGACAGCTACAGAGAACGTCGACAAATTCGATATTCTTGTAAATGTACACGGCGGCGGCTATACCGGACAGGCAGGTGCCATCCGTCATGGAATCGCCCGTGCCTTGCTTCAGGCAGACACAGAGTACAGGCCGGTATTGAAGAGCGCCGGATACCTGACCCGTGACCCGCGTATGAAAGAGCGTAAGAAGTACGGCCTGAAGGCAGCACGTCGTGCGCCTCAGTTCTCCAAGAGATAA
- the rplM gene encoding 50S ribosomal protein L13, which produces MNTFMANPDKIEKKWYVVDATDCTLGRLASEVAKVLRGKNKPEFTPHVDTGDYVVIVNAEKIKVTGKKLDQKIYYSHSEYVGGMKETTLKELLAKKPEKVIELAVKGMLPKGPLGRAMLAKLHVYAGAEHPHAAQKPEVLTF; this is translated from the coding sequence ATGAACACATTTATGGCTAATCCGGATAAGATCGAGAAGAAATGGTATGTTGTTGATGCTACGGATTGTACCCTTGGACGTCTGGCTTCAGAAGTAGCAAAGGTTTTAAGAGGAAAGAACAAACCGGAGTTCACTCCTCATGTAGATACCGGTGATTATGTAGTGATTGTCAATGCAGAGAAGATTAAAGTGACCGGCAAAAAGCTGGATCAGAAGATCTATTACAGCCACTCCGAGTACGTGGGCGGCATGAAAGAGACCACTTTAAAGGAACTGCTGGCAAAGAAACCGGAAAAAGTAATTGAACTGGCAGTCAAAGGCATGCTTCCCAAAGGACCTTTAGGAAGAGCAATGCTGGCAAAACTTCATGTGTACGCTGGTGCTGAGCATCCCCATGCAGCTCAGAAACCGGAAGTGCTGACATTTTAA